A single genomic interval of Macadamia integrifolia cultivar HAES 741 chromosome 6, SCU_Mint_v3, whole genome shotgun sequence harbors:
- the LOC122082117 gene encoding uncharacterized protein LOC122082117: MKASVKIRDEQQHENPLLRAKIPISVFGLPFTSAISARDPIDLSLSLCTSSASGPSLKLSYNPNTTTNNYFSLSLKSGVGLFGSPNNSPLIMSAHFNLLGNFNPTFCVQFKPQFGDFSLKKTVLSASTSASNDNDHSKENGGTQINGGPEGPLVWRDFSESRGGLLSGVAVMAKTVVPVTKRAVVRFRWVVNCPSDFGGKKLPFLTVDKIGIERVEEEQEVKLRSSSCSDVGDLKMLKSVCLWMSREVEVLQEENREMKDSLEKFRKLGFSLRNPHREGDDLGRRNPHRGSDDLGRRNPMASPVETSSEFERWRNKKNSNGEVGGREMKKFSGSVSTVEKDIGEELKRAIKEASSK; this comes from the coding sequence atgaAGGCATCAGTGAAGATACGAGACGAGCAGCAGCACGAGAACCCACTTCTCCGTGCAAAGATCCCAATAAGTGTCTTCGGTCTACCCTTCACCTCCGCCATATCCGCCCGAGACCCAATAGACCTCAGCTTGAGCCTCTGCACCAGTTCAGCCTCTGGTCCGTCTCTGAAGCTGTCCTACAACCCCAACACAACCACGAAcaactatttctctctctccctcaagtCCGGCGTCGGCCTCTTTGGCTCTCCCAATAACTCCCCTCTCATCATGTCCGCGCATTTCAATCTCCTCGGAAATTTTAACCCTACTTTCTGCGTCCAATTCAAGCCCCAATTCGGTGATTTCTCTCTCAAGAAAACGGTCCTTTCTGCTTCTACTTCTGCCTCCAACGACAATGATCATTCTAAGGAGAACGGTGGAACCCAGATTAATGGCGGTCCTGAAGGGCCGTTGGTTTGGAGGGATTTTAGTGAATCTCGTGGCGGCTTGTTGTCTGGAGTTGCGGTGATGGCGAAGACGGTGGTACCGGTGACCAAACGTGCTGTGGTCAGATTCAGGTGGGTTGTGAATTGTCCTTCTGATTTTGGTGGGAAGAAATTGCCCTTTTTGACGGTTGATAAGATTGGGATTGAGAGGGTGGAGGAGGAGCAGGAAGTGAAGCTCAGGAGCAGCAGCTGCAGTGATGTTGGGGATTTGAAGATGCTGAAAAGTGTGTGTTTGTGGATGAGTAGAGAAGTTGAGGTTTTGCAGGAAGAGAATAGAGAGATGAAAGACAGCTTGGAAAAGTttagaaaattagggttttctttgagGAATCCTCATAGGGAAGGTGATGATCTTGGGAGGAGAAATCCTCATCGGGGGAGTGATGATCTAGGGAGGAGGAATCCCATGGCATCGCCTGTTGAAACCTCTAGTGAGTTTGAGCGGTGGAGGAATAAGAAGAACAGCAATGGAGAAgttggtgggagagaaatgaAGAAGTTCAGTGGTTCTGTAAGTACTGTGGAGAAAGACATTGGAGAGGAATTGAAGAGGGCAATCAAGGAAGCATCCTCTAAGTAG